The sequence TGATGGCGCGCATGCTGGACGAGTTCCGCGCCGCCGGCCGCATGGTCGTGGTGATCGAGGCGGCGGTGCTGCTGGAGGCCGGCTGGCAGGACCTGGTCGATCAGATCTGGGTCGTGACCGTGCCGGTGGCCGTGGCCGAGCAGCGGCTGATCGCTCGCAATGGCCTCACGCCCGAGCAGGCGCAGGCGCGCATCGCCGCCCAGCTCTCGAACGAGGAGCGTACGCGCGAGGCCACGGTCGTGATTGATAACAGCGGCACGGTCGCGCAGGCGCAAGCCGAAGTCGCCCGCCGCTGGGACGAGCTGGTCGCCGCCGGCAGCCGCTAAGCCTCCCACCGC is a genomic window of Dehalococcoidia bacterium containing:
- the coaE gene encoding dephospho-CoA kinase (Dephospho-CoA kinase (CoaE) performs the final step in coenzyme A biosynthesis.), yielding MIVIGLTGGIASGKSTISEALAARGATIVDADKVGHEAYTHGSEGWQAVVDAFGQQIVAENGEIDRKALGAIVFGDPAQRERLQAIIWPVMKRMMARMLDEFRAAGRMVVVIEAAVLLEAGWQDLVDQIWVVTVPVAVAEQRLIARNGLTPEQAQARIAAQLSNEERTREATVVIDNSGTVAQAQAEVARRWDELVAAGSR